In Gossypium hirsutum isolate 1008001.06 chromosome D06, Gossypium_hirsutum_v2.1, whole genome shotgun sequence, one genomic interval encodes:
- the LOC107941603 gene encoding metacaspase-9: MATECKKRAVLVGCNYPNTINELSGCVNDVKAMREMIVSRFGFDSENVELLTDEPESTYKPTRANIMAELKKMVVAAKEGDVLLFHFSGHGLVHCIDPYQPSNGGEAIVPCDLNPIFDVDLGQLIQQLPSGSSFTMVSDSCHSGGLIDKSKEQIGPHSTLRGIAPPVDYKTRGISIETLYQCLQTAANVVSATQSFLDTTAVANAINTGTDNMTGIGSLLTTLFGNNVSLKFLPHYERDILNLRSLTEDEGILLSGCQANEFSFDMRASDKTGGKAFGAFTYTVLKVIKESNGALTNRQLVVKARNEIINLGFGQQHPCLYCSDENADAAFLGHQPNTTTGA; this comes from the exons ATGGCGACCGAATGTAAGAAGAGAGCCGTTCTGGTCGGATGCAACTACCCCAACACCATCAACGAGTTGAGCGGATGCGTAAACGATGTGAAAGCCATGAGAGAAATGATCGTGAGCAGGTTTGGCTTTGATTCCGAAAATGTTGAGCTCCTAACTGATGAACCAGAGTCCACGTATAAGCCTACACGTGCAAACATTATGGCTGAACTCAAGAAGATGGTGGTCGCGGCTAAAGAAGGAGATGTCCTGCTTTTCCATTTTAGTGGACATGGACTTGTGCACTGCATTGACCCCTACCAGCCTTCCAACGGGGGTGAAGCAATTGTGCCTTGTGATCTCAATCCCATTTTTG ACGTGGACTTGGGGCAATTGATTCAGCAACTACCAAGTGGATCAAGCTTCACAATGGTTTCGGATTCCTGCCACAGTGGTGGTCTGATTGATAAAAGTAAAGAACAAATTGGACCCCATAGTACTCTAAGGGGTATAGCACCACCTGTTGATTACAAGACTAGGGGCATTTCCATTGAAACCTTATACCAGTGCCTACAAACAGCAGCCAACGTCGTGAGCGCGACACAAAGCTTCTTGGACACAACAGCAGTTGCCAATGCCATCAACACTGGAACAGACAATATGACGGGTATTGGCTCTCTTTTGACCACACTCTTTGGGAACAATGTGAGTCTCAAATTCCTACCCCATTATGaacgtgatattttgaatttGAGGTCATTGACGGAGGATGAGGGAATTCTGTTAAGTGGGTGCCAAGCCAATGAGTTTTCATTTGATATGCGAGCGAGTGACAAAACTGGAGGAAAGGCGTTTGGGGCCTTTACCTATACAGTTCTGAAGGTCATCAAGGAGAGCAATGGTGCATTAACCAATAGACAGCTTGTGGTGAAGGCCAGGAATGAAATAATAAACCTAGGATTTGGGCAGCAGCACCCTTGCCTTTATTGCAGTGATGAGAATGCTGATGCAGCTTTTCTTGGCCACCAACCCAACACCACTACGGGTGCGTAA
- the LOC107941597 gene encoding metacaspase-9-like, whose amino-acid sequence MTPVNPNKPKPSKAKAKSLTFDIIHSAIDTAAGILHDAANVGQKIFGIFGKDVSLKFHPHYVNGLMVLDPPEEDEGILLSGCEANETSYDLVLGNRAFGAFTDAVVSVLDQCMGGGISNRQLMVEAAKILKNNGFEQNPCLYCSDENTNTLFLGGFA is encoded by the coding sequence ATGACTCCAGTAAATCCCAACAAGCCTAAACCGTCTAAGGCTAAGGCTAAGAGTCTTACTTTTGATATCATACACAGTGCGATAGATACAGCAGCAGGCATCCTACACGATGCAGCAAATGTTGGCCAAAAGATTTTCGGAATCTTCGGGAAAGATGTGAGTCTCAAATTCCATCCTCACTACGTAAATGGGTTAATGGTGTTGGATCCACCGGAGGAGGATGAAGGGATATTATTAAGTGGGTGTGAAGCCAATGAGACATCATATGACCTGGTTTTGGGGAATAGAGCCTTTGGGGCGTTCACCGATGCAGTGGTTAGCGTACTCGATCAGTGCATGGGTGGTGGAATAAGCAACAGACAACTTATGGTTGAGGCTGCCAAGATTTTGAAGAACAATGGATTTGAGCAGAACCCTTGCCTTTATTGCAGTGATGAGAATACAAACACACTTTTCTTGGGTGGCTTTGCTTAA
- the LOC107941598 gene encoding metacaspase-9-like: MSKGTKRAVLVGCNYPKTQFNLHGCINDVKAIRGVILNFGFKESDVNVLTDAPGSPVLAMGANIKDALNRMVNKAKAGDILFFYFSGHGTRIPIFQPGQPFKQDKAIVACDLNLVTDVDFRHLVNRLPEGASFTILSDSCHSGGLIEKEKE, encoded by the exons ATGAGTAAGGGTACGAAGAGAGCAGTTCTGGTGGGATGCAACTACCCCAAGACCCAATTCAACTTGCATGGATGCATCAATGATGTGAAAGCCATAAGAGGTGTGATCCTGAACTTTGGGTTTAAGGAAAGCGATGTTAATGTTCTCACCGATGCACCAGGGTCGCCGGTTCTGGCTATGGGTGCAAACATTAAGGATGCACTTAATAGAATGGTGAACAAGGCTAAAGCAGGAGATATCCTATTTTTCTACTTCAGTGGACATGGAACACGCATTCCAATCTTTCAACCTGGCCAGCCTTTCAAGCAAGATAAAGCAATCGTGGCTTGTGATTTAAATCTTGTCACCG ATGTGGACTTCAGGCATTTAGTTAACCGGCTACCAGAAGGAGCAAGCTTCACAATCCTATCAGATTCGTGCCACAGTGGTGGTCtcattgaaaaagagaaagaataa